CAGGCGAGAGACAGGCGAGAGACAGGCGAGAGACAGGCGAGAGACAGGCGAGAGACAGGCGAGAGGCAGAACGAGAGACAGACGACAGGCTATTCTGAGCTCCTCTCGTGCGATGGAGCAGACAGAATCCTGCAGAGAAAACTCATGTAGAGCATTTTTATCCATGATGTTGTCCTTTTCAGTCATTAcaaaagctcatgaccatagaagaagaagaagaagaagaagaagaagaatcttACACTGAGATTAAAATCGACTAAAGACACCAGTAAACCCAGACTCAATCATTACCACACTTTCTTCTGTCCCATAATCTGTAAACGACTACACTAAATACTTCTTTTGCTCATATAAAAAagccaaactcaaactcaaacatgtcCAGACTCTTGCTCCAGCGCGTGACTGCCCCCTCGTGGCTACATCCCATCACTGaaagcacaaataaataaataaataaagcacagTCTCCTCCTCCATTACGTCAGCTTCTCTCGTGCACTTGTCTTGACTGTGCGTCTTAGATCTGGGGGAGTCGCGCGTCGCCGTGTGGAGCATGTAGTTGCACAGAACGGGCACACGTTTGCGCCGGAGCGGTGCCGGAGCTGCGCTAAAGACGCACGGAGCGGAGCCAAAGGCGGGACTTCCCTTTGGAGGCTTATCACCGCGAGCAGAGCGGCGGAAGGGCTCGTGTGGGATCAGATATCAGGGGACGGTAAGAACGCACTGGATATTGCTTTGCTTCAACTGCGTTTTGTTTGCCTTTTCGCACATAGACATTTGCACACGTTTTTTTTGCACTATATTCCAAGGTATTCCGCTCGTATTGTCTTTGTGCGCGCGTTGCCACAAACCTAAATTCCCAACGCTGAATCTGCACTAAGGACACGCATTTGTGGAGTAATTACGAGTTGATTATAACAGTGAAACATGTGCATTTCAAGCCAATTTGACAATGACATCATTTCTGTACAAAGGCGCACGTCTGCACCAGCCTTTATGGGTCAGAGTGCTCTGCTCCAACTTCATTATGTTGACAATAATGCCACTGTGTCCTGCAAAGACGATATAAGGGGGTTTAACTCTTGCAAAACCTATATATGATACAATATGATGAAATTCTGAAGCATTTCCAGAGATTTTAGTCCAAATTGGGCTTAATTTCATgctataaatgtaatattttatgcAGTCGTATCATTACAAAACACTAAAATCATGGAATTAAATGTGAAGTAATATGATTTATGTTAAAAGGTAGTGGAGATATCAGTAAACCGTAACAGTTTCTTGCATATTTACCTCATTtgcaacaatatgaaatgattttacagctgttctaaatgtaaaatactgcATGAAACACAAAATCATGTTAATACTCTTtcatataattgtaaaaaaacaacagttgaACGCCTCTGTCTTGCATCCAAAAGGTTGTAGGTTAGATTTAAtattaaggaactgttcaaaccACATCAGTACTACGTCTGCAGCTTTGTCCTGATTAGATAAAACtcttaaaatagtgtaataattAAGATATAAAAGTAATTCTCCGTATTCTTTAGCGTATCCTGATATAAATAACATGTAGCTGGAATTGTACCACatataatcactatattgacttaCTGTTCCATATATGAAACATGGAATAATACTTTTTGGGGTTAATATTTTCTgcttgtactttttctttatacTACTGAGAattttttggattattttttcgCTATTTGATAAgttttaagccgtaaaaggttgaattaataacgtgTATGACTCAGTACAGATGCAAACTTAGcacaaaagtgtttcattctgctgtttatttattgcagcttagCAGTAttatagatttagaatagttttgtggtttaaatctgctcttgggtcgttgcgtcagtggcataaattagttccaATACTATCGTTTattgtcaaaatgtgttttcgtgacaggtctagtccCACAATTTACTACAAACGTGCACAAATATCGCTTTGTACTCTCAATATTCCAGTTTCGCATCGCTCCATCTCTTGTATTATTACTATGCATCTCTCTATCGTCAGTACTGTGCACATGTATGAGCTCTTTCTGCGTGTCAGTgaagtgaaaatgtgttatcgtgacaggcctagtaccACACTTTGTTATAAAAGTGCAGAAATGCTCTTTATATTATCACTTTATATGCTCAATACTCCAATTTTGCATCTTGTATTACAATATTTCTATCTAAACTTCCAAAATATCCCTCATCTTTTTATGGTCAGTGTACTGTATATGCAAATCCTTACTTGCTTTAAAAGGTACTGCAGTAAACTGTAACATTTCCTCATCTATTTACCTGATTtgcaatgaaaaatgaaattactTTACACTGTTGTGCCGTTCTGAAGATAAAATACTGCATGTAACACAAGATCATGTTGATAATCTTCCAAATAATTGTGGAAAAACGTTGTCCATTCCATTCCCTGGCAGTATTATCCCTTTCTGGATGACTTTCTGCtccttaaaatgtgttatcgtgacaagaATAGTACCACAATTtgcttcaaaactgcagaaatatcactttatgtTACACGCAGCTCTCCGTGTTTTGTAatatttcagaatcagaagacgaggaactttcttcggtgataaagtgcaacataaaacactgaataataataataatagtataaaAAAACTTAGAAATGTAGctattataaacacaaataagggcatgcataaagttaaaaacagatatgcgtaaaaataaaatagtcttagaggtagatatatacagTAACGTTAGACTTATATTATAAAGtgaccagtttagtgcagataaatgaaaaataaaatacataaacgtCTATCCAACCTTCAAAAATACCTCTCATCTCTATATCGGGGGTGTACTGTATATGCAAAACCTGACATATGTTTAAACGGTAGTGCAGATAACAATACGCCGTGACACTTCCTCATATATTTACATTATCTGCGATGAGGAAAAGTGTGACCGACAAAATGAAATTACGTTACAGTGTTGTGCTGTTTTTGAATGTGAAATGCTGCATGTAGCACGAGACCACGTTCATAATCTTCCAAATAATCGTGGAAAAAAGTCGAAGGCCTCACACTGTTGTCTCGCAGCCAGAAGGTTGTAGGTTCGATTCCCTGACGGTACGAGACCTTTCGCAGTGTTAGAAATGGGACTTTTTCggctctgaatcttttggatctgttcgtTTTAAAGAGCCTggctgttttactgttttaatttaTGTGACCGCAgcctctttttgtttgtttttttgttgtattttcgTTATAATACGCTAAATTTTGAGCTGTATAGAgttaattttgttgtttatttgttgcaactCATGCCACGTAACGATGCATCTATTTAAAAGTAGTTTATAAGGATTTTCTTGCGTTACTTTTTTGTCATTGActtaaaatagtttcaatattaccgttTTTCGGAGTAGTTTTCTCTGTAGCTATATATACCGTGcctcaaatttattttttattgcgaCAGTCCTGCTCAGATGTGTTAAaacggttcaaactgagagtgggagtgtgtttaccctttgcgATTATGCATGATTTAAATAAGACGTTTCACtgcaataatcattttaaaaccaacTGTTACACCAAATATTCTGGGgggtttttgtgcacaaagccaaactcgtgtcgcctgctctgcttctgttctgattcttgtgttggttcagtgttaatcagtgtaaaaatgcagacaaatcaGAAAGAAAACATAAGATTCGGTTCTTTTGAGACCCGGTTCCAACTGTTTATGTTTAAGGAATCGTTCAAATAACATCAGTATCGTGTCTGCGGCTTTGTCCTTGTTAGATAAAACtcttaaaatagtgtaatagttAAGATATTAAAGTAATTCTCTATATTGTTTGGCCTAACctgataaaaataacaaaacatgaaGCTGGAATTGTACCACATAGACCTGTCAcgaatcactatatcgacttactCTTCCATATATGAATGAcgaaacaatactttttggggttAATATTTTCTgtatgtactttttctttgcaccactgggaaattttgggttattttttgactatttgataagatttaagccgtaaaaggttgaattaataacttgcatgactcattacagatgcaaacttagcacaaaagtgtttcattctgctgtttatttattgcagctcataattTTTTTAgcagtattgtagatttagaatagttttgtggtttaaatctgctcttgggtcgttgcgtcagtggcataaattagttaaaatattatcgtttattgtcaaaatgtgttttcgtgacaggtctagtccCACAATTTACTACAAACGCACAGAAATATCACGTTGTACTCTCAATATTCCAGTTTTGCATCGCTCCATCTCTTGTAATATTACTATCCATCTCTCTATCGTCAGTATTGTGCACATGTCAAACCTGATTAACTTTCTCCCgtgttgtttctgtttcatttagGTTCACCGCCATCACTGTGTGTCACTATGGGGCCGAGCcggctctctcccctcctctgtatctctgctctgctcctgccccTGGTCTCACCCATGAGCCTCCCCCCACAGCCACCTCAGGTTCGACTTTTCAATCCGTTTTCAGATTTTCCCACGTGTTTAAACTGTCTATAATATAATTtgtgtcgtttcctcatcacaaacagacctggagttgtgttttgtttcattcacacatgtttaaaacgcacaaactctgcgtatttaggcttaggagttcttctctcaaacagaaaacactctgttccaccttgtgatgtcatcatgtggtgatacaggaagtgctccgctgtgtttttaaaccccacacaccttcgcgagaatcattttgatgatttcagccctggaataaaAGGTagtttttaacttgaaaactgctatttcatgacatcacaagttggaacagagcattttgagctttggagatgtacagactaattttaaatggttaaagtgttactcaaacacgtgcgaatgaaacaaaacacaactccgggtttgtttttgaggagctaacagaattataacacggcttaaccTCCGGAGACCCGAGCTCTTACATGTTGTGGCttcattcatttctctttgttatttcgACTGATTGGACCTGACGAGTGTAAAAActaataattatctttttatatTACGTAGtctctgagaaaagtgatgtaaaacgaatgtcctcatatgtggacatttgaatcattttgataaaacacttgaataattatttgcaaaaactgtttattaagaccctgaacacagcaacatttgtcttgagtaaaaactaaatgagaaacaacaattgtgtctcttggaacaatgtgtgatgtgaagagacaggagcaggagacatgtgcatttacaaaaaaataaaataaaaaaatattctggaCATTCTAGACATCCCCACCTCGGACGATTGGCACAACCAGGTATACGCAATATTTGTCATGAAACGGATTACCATGTACAACAGACTCCAAAAGGACAAATTTGACAAGATATGGGAGAAATCGGAAATCTTATATTCTGCTTAAAAGACCAGAATTCGTCTGATCCCGTGACTGTTGGTTATGTGACATTGTTTCTTTTGTGTATCGTTTGAATGTTGTTATGTGTCTGTCCTTTTTATGTTTCTAAAGTAAaacactagaaaaaaaaatctgaacattCGAAACtcttaaaatattctaaattgaaatTGCTGCATTGTCGCTGTTGTTCTTCttttaaaaatttgcattgtggccaaaatgtgttgtccacagatgaggacagcaggtctcaggaggttaaaggtcacaagagtcaatttcacttaatataggatctttatgtgctttattctgctgtttatttactgcagctcttgttttttttgtaatattgcaGCTTTAGAATAGTTTAgagtagtttttgtggtttagatCCGTTGCTCAGCTTGTTTTTACACTAtatattttgtctgtttatctaaagtttatctatttatctgtgGATCTAGGAACACGGTAGCACGTCAGCTCGCCCTAAACTACTTCTGGTCTCCTTCGATGGTTTCCGCTGGGACTACATCAACCGCGTCCCCGCTACCAACTTCCACGCCCTCATGAAAGAAGGAGTCCAGGTGGAGCAAGTCGAAAACATCTACATCACCAAAACGTTCCCTAATCATTACAGCCTAGTGACCGGTTTGTACGCCGAAACGCACGGTATAGTCGCCAACGAAATGTACGACCCCGCCTTGAACCTgtccttctccatggaaacggacAGCGTGTATGATCCGAGATGGTGGGATGACGCCGTTCCTCTTTGGGTGTCTGTTCAGAAGGCGGGAGGGAGGAGCGGAGCGGCGATGTGGCCAGGGTCGGACGTGAAAATCCACGGGACATACCCCAATCGATACCTCCCCTACAACGCCTCTGTTCCCTTTGAAACCAGAGTACAGAGAGTCATCGAGTGGTTTTCAGCCCCTAAGGAGGAGGCAGTGGATTTCGCCGTCCTCTACTGGGAAGAACCGGATGAAAGCGGACACTTGCTAGGCCCGGAAAGCCCGCTCATGGATGGAATAATTGCGGATGTTGATAAGAAGTTGGGGTTTTTAAGGACGGAGCTGAGGAAAGCCGGATTGTACGAGAATTTGAATCTGATCGTGACCAGCGACCATGGGATGACGCAGATGTCCAATGAGAAGATGGTGGAGCTGGATGAGTACGTCAGCAGAGATTTGTACACGTGGGTCGACAAGAGTCCCGTTGTCGGAATAATCCCAAATGAAGGTACTTTATATGTTGTACtttttacactgcctggccaaaaataaagtcgccacctggatttaactaagcaaacaggtccgagcctcctgcagttggtccggtcgaggttcagcagaatgaggtcagctgacacctgaatatactgaatgaccaggttattccatcaacagatttgttcttccctgatgacacgggcgtattccaagatgaaaatgccaggattcatcgggctcaaattgtgaaagagtgattcagggagcgtgaacacagagagagacaagagagagacagacagagagagagagagagggagaagaagggagagaaagggaggctgagagggagagagggggagagaaagagagggagaaacagaggcagagagagagatgcacagtgagagagagggagagggagggagagaaaggaagagagaaaaagaagcaggagagagagagacagggagagagagggagaaacagaggcagagagagagatgcacacagagagagacagaaagagggagagagaggaacagagagagggagagagaaatacaaTACGTTtcaagaagggagagaaagggaggcggagagggggagagaaagcaaagagagggcgaaacagaggcagagagagatgtacagtgaaagagaggaagagggagagagaaagagagagagggagagaaaggaagaaagagaaaaagaagcagggagagggggagagagagagagacagtgagagagggggagtaacagaggcagagagagagatgcacacagagagagacagaaagtgggagagagagagagaggaacagagagagagagagaaatacaagcagagggagagggagagaaccaGAAAgtgggagaaacagaggcaaagagagagatgcacagagagagagaaagagagagagagagaagcagagggagggagaagcagaaagagagggaaagacagagacatcattttcacacatggattgtccaccacagagtccagaccttaaccccattgagaatctttgaccgctgcacaaagcttctccagcacatcccagactcgaccatcatcaatgcaacatcttggtggaaaatgaatgcaacactggatggaaataaatcttgtgacgttgaagaagcgaaatcgaaacaataaTCAAAACTAAAGGGGGTTCCAATAAAATATTAGAGTGCgacctttgttttttttggcctgGCAGTGTATGATAAGCATCACACTCATTATAAAGATacgtttttaattttaatttaagaaATACGCAACTCTGAAAGGTTAAAAAGAAAACTCTTGCGCACTGTCTCACTTCTGATTCAACATTTCCATCCCTCTGACCAAGTGCTTCTCCTTTGACGCACCTGTCATCCAGTCaggtgcagagtctacacagaaaacGAGAAATACACAACTCACTTAATAGAAATAATAGTAATGCATCTATAAaccctttcaaaacacccaaagcTCTTTCGACTGCTTTATTCTCAATTTGAAAGCGTCAAA
This sequence is a window from Periophthalmus magnuspinnatus isolate fPerMag1 chromosome 24, fPerMag1.2.pri, whole genome shotgun sequence. Protein-coding genes within it:
- the enpp5 gene encoding ectonucleotide pyrophosphatase/phosphodiesterase family member 5, translating into MGPSRLSPLLCISALLLPLVSPMSLPPQPPQEHGSTSARPKLLLVSFDGFRWDYINRVPATNFHALMKEGVQVEQVENIYITKTFPNHYSLVTGLYAETHGIVANEMYDPALNLSFSMETDSVYDPRWWDDAVPLWVSVQKAGGRSGAAMWPGSDVKIHGTYPNRYLPYNASVPFETRVQRVIEWFSAPKEEAVDFAVLYWEEPDESGHLLGPESPLMDGIIADVDKKLGFLRTELRKAGLYENLNLIVTSDHGMTQMSNEKMVELDEYVSRDLYTWVDKSPVVGIIPNEGKFEEVYSKLLDANPYMAVYKKEDIPVRYHYQHHLRIMPILLEAQEGYSIVQNRTAPFMLGNHGYNNSLRSMHPIFVARGPAFRQDFVQPSMQSVDLYPLMCHILSLRPLPHNGSLFRVKDLLSEAPPTPAPSAPPKPPSYSYAPVIGSMISIVMVVGFLIFYIKEVTIKQLPALPRGSKEMSQPLLQEDLYLHFLETHRGCVSVRHI